One segment of Drosophila mauritiana strain mau12 chromosome 3R, ASM438214v1, whole genome shotgun sequence DNA contains the following:
- the LOC117145306 gene encoding octopamine receptor beta-3R isoform X3, with protein sequence MLEGSTPLESFSFSLVADMLQPATDEDDDRDECDELRVPSPPPRRLSRSSIDLRDLEQERYEKVTHTDSAPSMMALQQQQPNHNQLQPPAPVFNPQIWTEGKMIPSKELEKEHSHPNGPQQQLSLTSGSGNSEPEPESTAYRVFGGLNSDESEGNDMYDTHLPLAEDNKELKRLIEDNYLYFKRQTGGTIISGPGGGKYAALSETDFIRLKAGAAACGRKAFASSDSEFLRTISESRALPEQPVPGKEKGFNILSLLSKTKRSSTECFTLEKKRHQTNSEGSSFFRRSRNRKLSHSYNGCGGGKERKLERRQRQHSDTDSTPNKPDILLDINVLSEQSGASVIQQFSDGVQLIDFSELKTPPERIRSDDELAQLADCFGESPQQPATPPPSLSPPELPEPSGLLIASSSELAEIFRSLSFPLGRPAGAPQRLSTLSDQVCANYLMSPPNTPAPPAISVPNGGAMDSSGASNAQSASINVYFLSPPPHAAAPGYTPSDTSTVSLDVVTSLPMPVPVPQPNPQMPSQSNISPKPEIILDSTLSPVEGCGDEHRDVTSPLFKRKDSAGDADVSVSGNGGAGGIGGVGGRQGRCSILAGYDGIQTVRKRQASVVTYDVNVINFSQENSDSRSYIPMGRVSTSSAKHEFSNKSSLIRRGGICIFVDEEEAEIIEQRPRGITFAAVPSPLPKCPLCGADISSTTGTTANATANANAGSTIDTTVTTSSKRSIHEPTPDLGQGSASSSSSTRFWHKRTAAVTACWQQSKNRKRRFKTGCSHCGATGGSVRPAKGWKAEHKAARTLGIIMGVFLLCWLPFFLWYVITSLCGPACPCPDVLVVVLFWIGYFNSTLNPLIYAYFNRDFREAFRNTLECVLPCLEKRNPYNAYYV encoded by the exons ATGCTAGAGGGAAGCACTCCGCTCGAgagtttttccttttcccttGTGGCT GACATGCTGCAGCCGGCCACCGACGAGGACGACGACAGGGACGAGTGCGATGAACTGAGAGTGCCATCGCCGCCGCCACGCCGCctcagccgcagcagcatcGATCTGCGGGACTTGGAGCAGGAGCGGTACGAGAAGGTCACCCACACGGACAGTGCTCCCTCGATGATggcactgcagcagcagcagcccaaCCACAATCAGTTGCAGCCACCGGCGCCAGTGTTCAATCCGCAGATATGGACGGAGGGCAAGATGATCCCTTCGAAGGAGCtcgaaaaggagcattctcaTCCCAATGGCCCGCAACAACAACTCAGCCTGACCAGCGGCAGTGGGAACAGCGAACCGGAACCGGAGTCCACCGCGTACCGGGTCTTTGGTGGCCTCaacagcgacgagagcgagGGCAACGACATGTACGACACCCACCTGCCGCTGGCCGAGGACAACAAGGAGCTGAAGCGCCTGATCGAGGACAACTATCTGTACTTCAAGCGCCAGACGGGCGGCACAATTATCAGCGGTCCGGGCGGGGGAAAGTACGCCGCCCTCAGCGAGACGGACTTCATCCGGCTGAAGGCGGGTGCAGCGGCCTGTGGGCGTAAGGCATTCGCCTCCAGCGATTCGGAGTTCCTGCGCACCATTAGCGAATCGCGGGCGTTGCCGGAGCAGCCAGTGCCCGGGAAGGAGAAGGGCTTCAACATTCTATCCCTGCTGTCGAAGACGAAGCGCTCAAGCACCGAGTGCTTTACGCTGGAGAAGAAGCGACATCAGACCAACTCCGAGGGATCCAGCTTCTTCCGGCGCTCCCGGAACCGGAAATTGTCGCACAGCTACAACGGATGCGGCGGCGGCAAGGAACGCAAACTTGAGCGACGCCAGCGGCAGCACAGCGATACGGACTCCACGCCCAACAAGCCGGACATCCTGCTGGACATCAATGTGCTCAGCGAGCAGAGTGGCGCCAGTGTGATCCAGCAGTTCAGCGACGGGGTGCAGCTGATTGACTTCAGTGAGCTAAAAACACCGCCCGAGAGGATTCGCAGCGACGACGAGCTGGCCCAGCTGGCCGATTGCTTTGGGGAGTCGCCCCAGCAGCCGGCCACGCCGCCACCATCGTTGTCGCCGCCGGAATTGCCGGAACCGAGTGGCCTGCTCATTGCCAGCAGCTCGGAGCTGGCCGAGATCTTTCGCTCGCTGAGCTTTCCGCTGGGCCGACCGGCTGGTGCTCCACAGCGCCTGAGCACGCTCAGTGACCAGGTGTGCGCCAACTATCTGATGTCCCCACCGAACACACCGGCTCCGCCGGCCATTTCCGTGCCGAACGGGGGTGCCATGGACTCTTCCGGCGCTTCCAACGCGCAGTCGGCGTCCATCAATGTGTACTTCCTATCGCCGCCGCCGCATGCCGCCGCACCTGGTTATACGCCCAGTGACACATCCACTGTGTCCTTGGATGTGGTGACCAGCCTGCCGATGCCCGTTCCAGTGCCGCAGCCAAATCCCCAAATGCCCTCACAGTCCAACATATCGCCCAAGCCGGAGATCATACTCGATTCCACGCTGTCGCCGGTTGAGGGATGCGGCGATGAGCACCGGGATGTCACGTCGCCACTGTTCAAGCGCAAAGATAGCGCCGGCGATGCGGACGTGAGCGTTTCCGGCAATGGAGGGGCTGGTGGCATTGGAGGAGTGGGTGGCCGCCAAGGGCGCTGCAGCATCCTGGCCGGCTACGATGGCATCCAAACTGTACGGAAGAGACAGGCGTCCGTGGTGACCTACGACGTGAATGTCATCAACTTCTCGCAGGAGAACAGCGACAGTCGCAGCTACATCCCGATGGGCCGCGTTTCCACCAGTTCCGCAA AGCACGAATTTTCCAATAAATCCTCGCTGATCCGACGCGGCGGCATCTGCATCTTTGTggatgaggaggaggcggagatCATTGAGCAGCGGCCCCGCGGCATCACCTTCGCCGCGGTGCCCAGTCCGCTGCCCAAGTGTCCGCTCTGCGGCGCCGacatcagcagcaccaccGGCACCACCGCAAACGCAACCGCAAATGCCAACGCCGGCAGCACAATCGACACCACAGTAACCACTAGTAGTAAACGTAGTATTCACGAGCCAACTCCAGATCTTGGCCAGGGGTCCGCGTCCTCGTCCAGTTCCACTCGATTCTGGCACAAGCGAACGGCGGCGGTCACAGCATGTTGGCAGCAGAGCAAGAACCGGAAGCGCCGCTTCAAAACCGGATGCAGTCACTGTGGTGCAACCG GCGGCTCCGTGCGACCGGCCAAAGGATGGAAGGCCGAACACAAGGCCGCCCGCACCCTGGGCATCATCATGGGCGTCTTTCTGCTCTGCTGGCTGCCCTTCTTTCTGTG GTATGTCATCACATCGCTCTGCGGTCCGGCCTGCCCGTGTCCCGATGTGCTCGTGGTGGTGTTATTCTGGATCGGTTACTTCAACTCCACGCTAAATCCGCTTATATACGCCTACTTTAATCGCGATTTCCGCGAGGCATTCCGCAATACGCTGGAGTGTGTGCTGCCCTGTCTGGAGAAACGAAATCCGTACAACGCCTACTACGTCTAG
- the LOC117145306 gene encoding octopamine receptor beta-3R isoform X1, protein MSGVNVADLLATTMTLPITAATGAATSQAAATSVTSHLQPATLTSHISTTAAAKTTTTTSSLPITSQFVDASLTSLSLTATSSDGSYSSPFSSYSSSESTFELLSTVGPNITANGSEIAVDSQAELEESWLDLSLLLLKGFIFSSIILAAVLGNALVIISVQRNRKLRVITNYFVVSLAMADMLVALCAMTFNASVELSGGKWMFGPFMCNVYNSLDVYFSTASILHLCCISVDRYYAIVRPLEYPLNMTHKTVCFMLANVWILPALISFTPIFLGWYTTEEHLREISLHPDQCSFVVNKAYALISSSVSFWIPGIVMLVMYWRIFKEAIRQRKALSRTSSNILLNSVHMGHTQQPTSMSYLHPSDCDLNATSAREETHSALSNLEDMLQPATDEDDDRDECDELRVPSPPPRRLSRSSIDLRDLEQERYEKVTHTDSAPSMMALQQQQPNHNQLQPPAPVFNPQIWTEGKMIPSKELEKEHSHPNGPQQQLSLTSGSGNSEPEPESTAYRVFGGLNSDESEGNDMYDTHLPLAEDNKELKRLIEDNYLYFKRQTGGTIISGPGGGKYAALSETDFIRLKAGAAACGRKAFASSDSEFLRTISESRALPEQPVPGKEKGFNILSLLSKTKRSSTECFTLEKKRHQTNSEGSSFFRRSRNRKLSHSYNGCGGGKERKLERRQRQHSDTDSTPNKPDILLDINVLSEQSGASVIQQFSDGVQLIDFSELKTPPERIRSDDELAQLADCFGESPQQPATPPPSLSPPELPEPSGLLIASSSELAEIFRSLSFPLGRPAGAPQRLSTLSDQVCANYLMSPPNTPAPPAISVPNGGAMDSSGASNAQSASINVYFLSPPPHAAAPGYTPSDTSTVSLDVVTSLPMPVPVPQPNPQMPSQSNISPKPEIILDSTLSPVEGCGDEHRDVTSPLFKRKDSAGDADVSVSGNGGAGGIGGVGGRQGRCSILAGYDGIQTVRKRQASVVTYDVNVINFSQENSDSRSYIPMGRVSTSSAKHEFSNKSSLIRRGGICIFVDEEEAEIIEQRPRGITFAAVPSPLPKCPLCGADISSTTGTTANATANANAGSTIDTTVTTSSKRSIHEPTPDLGQGSASSSSSTRFWHKRTAAVTACWQQSKNRKRRFKTGCSHCGATGGSVRPAKGWKAEHKAARTLGIIMGVFLLCWLPFFLWYVITSLCGPACPCPDVLVVVLFWIGYFNSTLNPLIYAYFNRDFREAFRNTLECVLPCLEKRNPYNAYYV, encoded by the exons ATGTCAGGGGTTAACGTGGCTGACCTTCTGGCCACGACAATGACATTACCCATAACAGCCGCAACAGGAGCAGCAACATcccaagcagcagcaacatcagtcACCAGCCACCTGCAACCTGCAACATTAACAAGCCACATTTCCacgacagcagcagccaaaacgacgacgacgacgagcagtttGCCTATAACATCGCAATTTGTGGATGCCTCGTTGACTTCGCTATCATTAACAGCCACATCGTCAGATGGCTCCTACTCCTCGCCCTTTTCATCCTACTCTTCCTCGGAGTCCACGTTTGAGCTCCTCTCGACAGTTGGCCCAAACATAACGGCCAATGGCAGTGAGATTGCGGTGGATAGCCAGGCGGAGCTGGAGGAGAGCTGGCTGGATCtatcgctgctgctgctcaaaGGATTCATCTTCTCGTCAATTATCCTGGCCGCTGTCCTCGGCAATGCATTGGTCATCATTTCAGTGCAGCGCAATCGAAAGCTGCG GGTGATAACCAATTACTTTGTTGTGTCGCTGGCGATGGCCGACATGCTGGTGGCCCTCTGTGCGATGACATTCAACGCCTCCGTGGAACTGTCCGGCGGAAAGTGGATGTTCGGACCGTTCATGTGCAACGTGTACAACAGCCTGGATGTTTACTTTTCCACGGCCAGCATATTGCACCTGTGCTGCATATCGGTGGACAG ATACTACGCCATTGTGCGTCCACTGGAGTATCCATTGAATATGACACACAAAACGGTCTGCTTCATGCTCGCCAATGTGTGGATCCTGCCCGCCCTCATATCCTTCACGCCCATCTTCCTGGGCTGGTACACGACGGAGGAGCACCTGCGGGAGATTTCCCTGCATCCGGACCAGTGCTCGTTTGTGGTCAACAAGGCCTACGCCCTCATCTCCAGTTCGGTGAGCTTCTGGATACCCGGCATTGTGATGCTGGTCATGTACTGGCGCATCTTTAA GGAGGCGATTCGTCAGCGCAAGGCCCTCAGCCGCACCAGCTCCAATATCCTCCTAAACAGCGTCCACATGGGCCACACCCAGCAGCCCACCAGCATGAGCTATCTGCATCCCAGCGACTGCGATCTGAATGCCACATCCGCCCGCGAGGAGACACACAGTGCGCTCAGTAACCTGGAG GACATGCTGCAGCCGGCCACCGACGAGGACGACGACAGGGACGAGTGCGATGAACTGAGAGTGCCATCGCCGCCGCCACGCCGCctcagccgcagcagcatcGATCTGCGGGACTTGGAGCAGGAGCGGTACGAGAAGGTCACCCACACGGACAGTGCTCCCTCGATGATggcactgcagcagcagcagcccaaCCACAATCAGTTGCAGCCACCGGCGCCAGTGTTCAATCCGCAGATATGGACGGAGGGCAAGATGATCCCTTCGAAGGAGCtcgaaaaggagcattctcaTCCCAATGGCCCGCAACAACAACTCAGCCTGACCAGCGGCAGTGGGAACAGCGAACCGGAACCGGAGTCCACCGCGTACCGGGTCTTTGGTGGCCTCaacagcgacgagagcgagGGCAACGACATGTACGACACCCACCTGCCGCTGGCCGAGGACAACAAGGAGCTGAAGCGCCTGATCGAGGACAACTATCTGTACTTCAAGCGCCAGACGGGCGGCACAATTATCAGCGGTCCGGGCGGGGGAAAGTACGCCGCCCTCAGCGAGACGGACTTCATCCGGCTGAAGGCGGGTGCAGCGGCCTGTGGGCGTAAGGCATTCGCCTCCAGCGATTCGGAGTTCCTGCGCACCATTAGCGAATCGCGGGCGTTGCCGGAGCAGCCAGTGCCCGGGAAGGAGAAGGGCTTCAACATTCTATCCCTGCTGTCGAAGACGAAGCGCTCAAGCACCGAGTGCTTTACGCTGGAGAAGAAGCGACATCAGACCAACTCCGAGGGATCCAGCTTCTTCCGGCGCTCCCGGAACCGGAAATTGTCGCACAGCTACAACGGATGCGGCGGCGGCAAGGAACGCAAACTTGAGCGACGCCAGCGGCAGCACAGCGATACGGACTCCACGCCCAACAAGCCGGACATCCTGCTGGACATCAATGTGCTCAGCGAGCAGAGTGGCGCCAGTGTGATCCAGCAGTTCAGCGACGGGGTGCAGCTGATTGACTTCAGTGAGCTAAAAACACCGCCCGAGAGGATTCGCAGCGACGACGAGCTGGCCCAGCTGGCCGATTGCTTTGGGGAGTCGCCCCAGCAGCCGGCCACGCCGCCACCATCGTTGTCGCCGCCGGAATTGCCGGAACCGAGTGGCCTGCTCATTGCCAGCAGCTCGGAGCTGGCCGAGATCTTTCGCTCGCTGAGCTTTCCGCTGGGCCGACCGGCTGGTGCTCCACAGCGCCTGAGCACGCTCAGTGACCAGGTGTGCGCCAACTATCTGATGTCCCCACCGAACACACCGGCTCCGCCGGCCATTTCCGTGCCGAACGGGGGTGCCATGGACTCTTCCGGCGCTTCCAACGCGCAGTCGGCGTCCATCAATGTGTACTTCCTATCGCCGCCGCCGCATGCCGCCGCACCTGGTTATACGCCCAGTGACACATCCACTGTGTCCTTGGATGTGGTGACCAGCCTGCCGATGCCCGTTCCAGTGCCGCAGCCAAATCCCCAAATGCCCTCACAGTCCAACATATCGCCCAAGCCGGAGATCATACTCGATTCCACGCTGTCGCCGGTTGAGGGATGCGGCGATGAGCACCGGGATGTCACGTCGCCACTGTTCAAGCGCAAAGATAGCGCCGGCGATGCGGACGTGAGCGTTTCCGGCAATGGAGGGGCTGGTGGCATTGGAGGAGTGGGTGGCCGCCAAGGGCGCTGCAGCATCCTGGCCGGCTACGATGGCATCCAAACTGTACGGAAGAGACAGGCGTCCGTGGTGACCTACGACGTGAATGTCATCAACTTCTCGCAGGAGAACAGCGACAGTCGCAGCTACATCCCGATGGGCCGCGTTTCCACCAGTTCCGCAA AGCACGAATTTTCCAATAAATCCTCGCTGATCCGACGCGGCGGCATCTGCATCTTTGTggatgaggaggaggcggagatCATTGAGCAGCGGCCCCGCGGCATCACCTTCGCCGCGGTGCCCAGTCCGCTGCCCAAGTGTCCGCTCTGCGGCGCCGacatcagcagcaccaccGGCACCACCGCAAACGCAACCGCAAATGCCAACGCCGGCAGCACAATCGACACCACAGTAACCACTAGTAGTAAACGTAGTATTCACGAGCCAACTCCAGATCTTGGCCAGGGGTCCGCGTCCTCGTCCAGTTCCACTCGATTCTGGCACAAGCGAACGGCGGCGGTCACAGCATGTTGGCAGCAGAGCAAGAACCGGAAGCGCCGCTTCAAAACCGGATGCAGTCACTGTGGTGCAACCG GCGGCTCCGTGCGACCGGCCAAAGGATGGAAGGCCGAACACAAGGCCGCCCGCACCCTGGGCATCATCATGGGCGTCTTTCTGCTCTGCTGGCTGCCCTTCTTTCTGTG GTATGTCATCACATCGCTCTGCGGTCCGGCCTGCCCGTGTCCCGATGTGCTCGTGGTGGTGTTATTCTGGATCGGTTACTTCAACTCCACGCTAAATCCGCTTATATACGCCTACTTTAATCGCGATTTCCGCGAGGCATTCCGCAATACGCTGGAGTGTGTGCTGCCCTGTCTGGAGAAACGAAATCCGTACAACGCCTACTACGTCTAG
- the LOC117145311 gene encoding protein hugin, producing the protein MCGPSYCTLLLIAASCYILVCSHAKSLQGTSKLDLGNHISAGSARGSSSAASPALSEARQKRAMGDYKELTDIIDELEENSLAQKASATMQVAAMPPQGQEFDLDSMPPLTYYLLLQKLRQLQSNGEPAYRVRTPRLGRSIDSWRLLDAEGATGMTGGEEAIGGQFMQRMVKKSVPFKPRLGKRAQVCGGD; encoded by the exons ATGTGTGGTCCTAGTTATTGCACACTGCTGCTAATCGCGGCTTCCTGCTACATCCTTGTTTGCAGTCATGCGAAGTCCTTGCAG GGCACGAGCAAACTGGATTTGGGAAATCACATCAGCGCCGGCTCTGCCAGAggatcatcatcagcagcttCTCCGGCGTTGAGCGAGGCACGCCAAAAGCGCGCCATGGGCGACTACAAAGAGCTGACTGACATCATTGACGAGCTGGAGGAGAATAGCCTGGCCCAGAAGGCCAGTGCCACCATGCAGGTGGCCGCCATGCCGCCACAGGGCCAGGAATTCGATTTGGATAGCATGCCGCCACTGACCTATTACCTGCTGCTCCAGAAGCTGCGACAGC TGCAGAGTAATGGGGAGCCCGCTTATCGCGTGCGAACGCCACGCCTTGGCCGCAGCATTGACTCCTGGCGACTCCTGGACGCGGAGGGGGCGACGGGAATGACGGGCGGCGAGGAGGCCATCGGCGGGCAGTTCATGCAGCGCATGGTTAAGAAATCGGTGCCGTTCAAGCCTCGCCTGGGCAAACGTGCTCAAGTGTGCGGTGGCGATTGA
- the LOC117145306 gene encoding octopamine receptor beta-3R isoform X2, translating into MSGVNVADLLATTMTLPITAATGAATSQAAATSVTSHLQPATLTSHISTTAAAKTTTTTSSLPITSQFVDASLTSLSLTATSSDGSYSSPFSSYSSSESTFELLSTVGPNITANGSEIAVDSQAELEESWLDLSLLLLKGFIFSSIILAAVLGNALVIISVQRNRKLRVITNYFVVSLAMADMLVALCAMTFNASVELSGGKWMFGPFMCNVYNSLDVYFSTASILHLCCISVDRYYAIVRPLEYPLNMTHKTVCFMLANVWILPALISFTPIFLGWYTTEEHLREISLHPDQCSFVVNKAYALISSSVSFWIPGIVMLVMYWRIFKEAIRQRKALSRTSSNILLNSVHMGHTQQPTSMSYLHPSDCDLNATSAREETHSALSNLEDMLQPATDEDDDRDECDELRVPSPPPRRLSRSSIDLRDLEQERYEKVTHTDSAPSMMALQQQQPNHNQLQPPAPVFNPQIWTEGKMIPSKELEKEHSHPNGPQQQLSLTSGSGNSEPEPESTAYRVFGGLNSDESEGNDMYDTHLPLAEDNKELKRLIEDNYLYFKRQTGGTIISGPGGGKYAALSETDFIRLKAGAAACGRKAFASSDSEFLRTISESRALPEQPVPGKEKGFNILSLLSKTKRSSTECFTLEKKRHQTNSEGSSFFRRSRNRKLSHSYNGCGGGKERKLERRQRQHSDTDSTPNKPDILLDINVLSEQSGASVIQQFSDGVQLIDFSELKTPPERIRSDDELAQLADCFGESPQQPATPPPSLSPPELPEPSGLLIASSSELAEIFRSLSFPLGRPAGAPQRLSTLSDQVCANYLMSPPNTPAPPAISVPNGGAMDSSGASNAQSASINVYFLSPPPHAAAPGYTPSDTSTVSLDVVTSLPMPVPVPQPNPQMPSQSNISPKPEIILDSTLSPVEGCGDEHRDVTSPLFKRKDSAGDADVSVSGNGGAGGIGGVGGRQGRCSILAGYDGIQTVRKRQASVVTYDVNVINFSQENSDSRSYIPMGRVSTSSASGSVRPAKGWKAEHKAARTLGIIMGVFLLCWLPFFLWYVITSLCGPACPCPDVLVVVLFWIGYFNSTLNPLIYAYFNRDFREAFRNTLECVLPCLEKRNPYNAYYV; encoded by the exons ATGTCAGGGGTTAACGTGGCTGACCTTCTGGCCACGACAATGACATTACCCATAACAGCCGCAACAGGAGCAGCAACATcccaagcagcagcaacatcagtcACCAGCCACCTGCAACCTGCAACATTAACAAGCCACATTTCCacgacagcagcagccaaaacgacgacgacgacgagcagtttGCCTATAACATCGCAATTTGTGGATGCCTCGTTGACTTCGCTATCATTAACAGCCACATCGTCAGATGGCTCCTACTCCTCGCCCTTTTCATCCTACTCTTCCTCGGAGTCCACGTTTGAGCTCCTCTCGACAGTTGGCCCAAACATAACGGCCAATGGCAGTGAGATTGCGGTGGATAGCCAGGCGGAGCTGGAGGAGAGCTGGCTGGATCtatcgctgctgctgctcaaaGGATTCATCTTCTCGTCAATTATCCTGGCCGCTGTCCTCGGCAATGCATTGGTCATCATTTCAGTGCAGCGCAATCGAAAGCTGCG GGTGATAACCAATTACTTTGTTGTGTCGCTGGCGATGGCCGACATGCTGGTGGCCCTCTGTGCGATGACATTCAACGCCTCCGTGGAACTGTCCGGCGGAAAGTGGATGTTCGGACCGTTCATGTGCAACGTGTACAACAGCCTGGATGTTTACTTTTCCACGGCCAGCATATTGCACCTGTGCTGCATATCGGTGGACAG ATACTACGCCATTGTGCGTCCACTGGAGTATCCATTGAATATGACACACAAAACGGTCTGCTTCATGCTCGCCAATGTGTGGATCCTGCCCGCCCTCATATCCTTCACGCCCATCTTCCTGGGCTGGTACACGACGGAGGAGCACCTGCGGGAGATTTCCCTGCATCCGGACCAGTGCTCGTTTGTGGTCAACAAGGCCTACGCCCTCATCTCCAGTTCGGTGAGCTTCTGGATACCCGGCATTGTGATGCTGGTCATGTACTGGCGCATCTTTAA GGAGGCGATTCGTCAGCGCAAGGCCCTCAGCCGCACCAGCTCCAATATCCTCCTAAACAGCGTCCACATGGGCCACACCCAGCAGCCCACCAGCATGAGCTATCTGCATCCCAGCGACTGCGATCTGAATGCCACATCCGCCCGCGAGGAGACACACAGTGCGCTCAGTAACCTGGAG GACATGCTGCAGCCGGCCACCGACGAGGACGACGACAGGGACGAGTGCGATGAACTGAGAGTGCCATCGCCGCCGCCACGCCGCctcagccgcagcagcatcGATCTGCGGGACTTGGAGCAGGAGCGGTACGAGAAGGTCACCCACACGGACAGTGCTCCCTCGATGATggcactgcagcagcagcagcccaaCCACAATCAGTTGCAGCCACCGGCGCCAGTGTTCAATCCGCAGATATGGACGGAGGGCAAGATGATCCCTTCGAAGGAGCtcgaaaaggagcattctcaTCCCAATGGCCCGCAACAACAACTCAGCCTGACCAGCGGCAGTGGGAACAGCGAACCGGAACCGGAGTCCACCGCGTACCGGGTCTTTGGTGGCCTCaacagcgacgagagcgagGGCAACGACATGTACGACACCCACCTGCCGCTGGCCGAGGACAACAAGGAGCTGAAGCGCCTGATCGAGGACAACTATCTGTACTTCAAGCGCCAGACGGGCGGCACAATTATCAGCGGTCCGGGCGGGGGAAAGTACGCCGCCCTCAGCGAGACGGACTTCATCCGGCTGAAGGCGGGTGCAGCGGCCTGTGGGCGTAAGGCATTCGCCTCCAGCGATTCGGAGTTCCTGCGCACCATTAGCGAATCGCGGGCGTTGCCGGAGCAGCCAGTGCCCGGGAAGGAGAAGGGCTTCAACATTCTATCCCTGCTGTCGAAGACGAAGCGCTCAAGCACCGAGTGCTTTACGCTGGAGAAGAAGCGACATCAGACCAACTCCGAGGGATCCAGCTTCTTCCGGCGCTCCCGGAACCGGAAATTGTCGCACAGCTACAACGGATGCGGCGGCGGCAAGGAACGCAAACTTGAGCGACGCCAGCGGCAGCACAGCGATACGGACTCCACGCCCAACAAGCCGGACATCCTGCTGGACATCAATGTGCTCAGCGAGCAGAGTGGCGCCAGTGTGATCCAGCAGTTCAGCGACGGGGTGCAGCTGATTGACTTCAGTGAGCTAAAAACACCGCCCGAGAGGATTCGCAGCGACGACGAGCTGGCCCAGCTGGCCGATTGCTTTGGGGAGTCGCCCCAGCAGCCGGCCACGCCGCCACCATCGTTGTCGCCGCCGGAATTGCCGGAACCGAGTGGCCTGCTCATTGCCAGCAGCTCGGAGCTGGCCGAGATCTTTCGCTCGCTGAGCTTTCCGCTGGGCCGACCGGCTGGTGCTCCACAGCGCCTGAGCACGCTCAGTGACCAGGTGTGCGCCAACTATCTGATGTCCCCACCGAACACACCGGCTCCGCCGGCCATTTCCGTGCCGAACGGGGGTGCCATGGACTCTTCCGGCGCTTCCAACGCGCAGTCGGCGTCCATCAATGTGTACTTCCTATCGCCGCCGCCGCATGCCGCCGCACCTGGTTATACGCCCAGTGACACATCCACTGTGTCCTTGGATGTGGTGACCAGCCTGCCGATGCCCGTTCCAGTGCCGCAGCCAAATCCCCAAATGCCCTCACAGTCCAACATATCGCCCAAGCCGGAGATCATACTCGATTCCACGCTGTCGCCGGTTGAGGGATGCGGCGATGAGCACCGGGATGTCACGTCGCCACTGTTCAAGCGCAAAGATAGCGCCGGCGATGCGGACGTGAGCGTTTCCGGCAATGGAGGGGCTGGTGGCATTGGAGGAGTGGGTGGCCGCCAAGGGCGCTGCAGCATCCTGGCCGGCTACGATGGCATCCAAACTGTACGGAAGAGACAGGCGTCCGTGGTGACCTACGACGTGAATGTCATCAACTTCTCGCAGGAGAACAGCGACAGTCGCAGCTACATCCCGATGGGCCGCGTTTCCACCAGTTCCGCAA GCGGCTCCGTGCGACCGGCCAAAGGATGGAAGGCCGAACACAAGGCCGCCCGCACCCTGGGCATCATCATGGGCGTCTTTCTGCTCTGCTGGCTGCCCTTCTTTCTGTG GTATGTCATCACATCGCTCTGCGGTCCGGCCTGCCCGTGTCCCGATGTGCTCGTGGTGGTGTTATTCTGGATCGGTTACTTCAACTCCACGCTAAATCCGCTTATATACGCCTACTTTAATCGCGATTTCCGCGAGGCATTCCGCAATACGCTGGAGTGTGTGCTGCCCTGTCTGGAGAAACGAAATCCGTACAACGCCTACTACGTCTAG